One segment of Belonocnema kinseyi isolate 2016_QV_RU_SX_M_011 chromosome 7, B_treatae_v1, whole genome shotgun sequence DNA contains the following:
- the LOC117176266 gene encoding uncharacterized protein LOC117176266 has translation MNFVLLPFVLATWIPTNEEIWKNGPEYTFGMEINMIAAMHIDNGSFIGTRMAGKLKCRPKEPHNLICKIEDTKIIRVHPKGFNTSGMEIYQNESYSPYGVGRDNFLVKFNKEGIENYILEKTDRPAEVWIIDMIRLITNQLSIGADLENRRNDEQFKKLENFTVGECETEFKISRKRIVIKLSQKELKYKIISTLASKQFDFSPDEKIQIEKRRNIQNCHRRKEYFFGTRYTKGIVLRDVYNNLKSSSSRIVFSKDSFLSETTNECEIFDLEKNHLGNVLDNMKLTLEDVQPAKEELVTIPNVTYYDILAGESVAYTENHYKN, from the exons ATGAATTTTGTGCTGTTACCATTTGTGCTTG CGACATGGATTCCAACAAACGAGGAGATTTGGAAAAATGGGCCAGAGTATACATTTGGAATGGAGATCAACATGATTGCAGCCATGCACATTGACAATGGATCATTTATAGGAACCAGAATGGCCGGCAAATTAAAATGTCGTCCAAAAGAACCTCATAACCTAATTTGTAAAATCGAAGATACAAAAATTATTCGAGTTCATCCTAAAGGTTTCAACACCTCAGGAATGGAGATTTACCAAAATGAATCCTATTCCCCTTATGGAGTAGGACGTGATAATTTTCTGGTCAAGTTCAACAAGGAAGGTATCGAGAAttacattttggaaaaaactgaTCGTCCTGCAGAAGTTTGGATCATTGATATGATCAGGCTCATAACGAATCAACTCAGCATTGGTGCTGATCTCGAAAATCGACGAAATGATGAAcagtttaaaaagttagaaaacttTACTGTTGGTGAATGTGAGACTGAATTCAAGATCAGCCGAAAACGAATCGTCATTAAGTTAAGtcaaaaggaattaaaatacaaaattatttcaactttagcttcgaaacaattcgatttttctcCAGATGAAAAAATTCAGATTGAAAAAAGGAGGAACATACAGAACTGTCATCGACGGAAAGAGTATTTCTTTGGTACCCGCTATACCAAAGGAATTGTCCTCAGAGACGTATATAATAATCTT AAATCTTCTTCTAGTAGAATAGTTTTTTCCAAAGATTCTTTTCTCAGCGAAACAACAAACGAATGTGAAATATTCGACTTGGAGAAAAATCACCTTGGAAATGTTTTGGACAATATGAAACTTACATTGGAGGATGTTCAACCAGCGAAAGAAGAACTTGTCACTATCCCTAATGTCACATATTACGATATTCTTGCAGGCGAATCTGTTGCTTACACAGaaaatcattacaaaaattaa